From one Ammospiza caudacuta isolate bAmmCau1 chromosome 8, bAmmCau1.pri, whole genome shotgun sequence genomic stretch:
- the FZD5 gene encoding frizzled-5 yields the protein MGGRGLPVPLLLLGLPLLLGLPAAGRAASKALVCQEITVPMCKGIGYNLTYMPNQFNHDTQDEAGLEVHQFWPLVEIQCSPDLRFFLCSMYTPICLSDYTKPLPPCRSVCERAKAGCSPIMQQYGFAWPERMSCDNLPVLGDSEVLCMGYNHTEATTLPPFFGKPTRPAKDMAKNLTPLDGQRLSGLDCGQTCKCKAPLIPISKESHPLYNRIRTGKVLNCAIPCYQPYFTQDEKTFATFWIGLWSILCFLSTLTTVATFLIDMERFKYPERPIIFLSACYLFVSLGYIVRLVAGHANVACNPEHHHIHYETTGPALCTVVFLLLYFFGMASSIWWVILSLTWFLAAGMKWGNEAIASYSQYFHLAAWLIPSAKSIAVLALSSVDGDPVAGVCYVGNQSLENLRGFVLAPLVVYLFTGSLFLLAGFISLFRIRSVIKQGGTKTDKLEKLMIRIGIFTVLYTVPATIVIACYIYEQHNREAWEQAQNCSCPGNSHRPKPDYAVFMLKYFMCLVVGITSGVWIWSGKTLESWRRFSTRCCRARKPAGASVYGEASPALVGRTVLPSMASYHKQVPLSHV from the coding sequence ATGGGCGGCCGGGGGCTGCCggtgccgctgctgctgctggggctgccgctgctgctggggctgccggCGGCGGGGCGCGCCGCCTCCAAGGCGCTGGTGTGCCAGGAGATCACGGTGCCGATGTGCAAGGGCATCGGCTACAACCTCACCTACATGCCCAACCAGTTCAACCACGACACGCAGGAcgaggctgggctggaggtgcACCAGTTCTGGCCGCTGGTGGAGATCCAGTGCTCCCCGGACCTGCGCTTCTTCCTCTGCAGCATGTACACCCCCATCTGCCTGTCCGACTACACGAAGCCGCTGCCCCCCTGCCGCTCCGTCTGCGAGCGGGCCAAGGCCGGCTGCTCGCCCATCATGCAGCAGTACGGCTTCGCCTGGCCCGAGAGGATGAGCTGTGACAACCTGCCGGTGCTGGGGGACTCCGAGGTGCTTTGCATGGGATACAACCACACGGAAGCCACCACCCTGCCGCCTTTCTTTGGGAAGCCCACGCGCCCTGCCAAGGACATGGCCAAAAACCTGACGCCGCTCGATGGGCAGCGCCTCTCAGGGCTGGACTGTGGTCAGACTTGCAAGTGCAAAGCGCCCCTGATCCCCATCTCCAAGGAGTCCCATCCGCTGTACAACCGCATCAGGACCGGGAAGGTACTCAACTGTGCCATCCCCTGCTACCAGCCCTACTTTACCCAGGATGAGAAGACCTTCGCTACCTTCTGGATTGGCCTCTGGTCCATCCTCTGCTTCCTCTCCACCTTGACCACCGTGGCCACCTTCCTCATTGACATGGAGCGCTTCAAGTACCCTGAGCGCCCCATCATCTTCCTCTCTGCCTGCTACCTCTTCGTCTCCCTGGGCTACATCGTGCGCCTGGTGGCAGGGCACGCCAATGTGGCTTGCAACCCAGAGCACCACCATATCCATTACGAGACCACAGGCCCTGCTCTCTGCACCGtagttttccttctcctttacTTCTTCGGCATGGCCAGCTCCATCTGGTGGGTcatcctgtccctcacctggTTCCTGGCTGCTGGCATGAAGTGGGGCAATGAGGCCATTGCCAGCTACTCGCAGTACTTCCACCTGGCTGCCTGGCTCATCCCCAGTGCCAAATCCATTGCTGTACTGGCACTGAGCTCTGTTGACGGTGACCCGGTGGCTGGGGTTTGCTATGTGGGCAACCAGAGCCTGGAGAATCTGCGTGGCTTTGTGCTGGCACCACTAGTGGTTTATCTCTTCACCGGCAGCCTTTTCCTGCTGGCTGGCTTCATCTCGCTCTTTCGCATCCGCAGCGTGATCAAGCAGGGCGGCACCAAAACCGACAAGCTGGAGAAGCTGATGATCCGCATCGGTATCTTCACCGTGCTCTACACCGTGCCTGCCACCATCGTCATCGCCTGCTACATCTACGAGCAGCACAACCGGGAGGCCTGGGAGCAGGCACAGAACTGCTCCTGCCCGGGGAACTCTCACCGCCCCAAGCCTGACTATGCTGTCTTCATGCTCAAGTACTTCATGTGCCTTGTGGTGGGGATCACCTCCGGCGTTTGGATCTGGTCTGGCAAGACACTGGAGTCCTGGAGGCGCTTCAGCACCCGCTGCTGCCGGGCCAGGAAGCCTGCGGGCGCCTCGGTGTACGGTGAGGCCAGCCCAGCGCTGGTGGGCAGGACGGTGCTGCCCAGCATGGCCTCATACCACAAGCAGGTCCCGCTGTCCCATGTGTGA